One part of the uncultured Methanobrevibacter sp. genome encodes these proteins:
- a CDS encoding 50S ribosomal protein L18e has protein sequence MVKKVVKTNPNLIELINKLYEQSRNEDAAIWKDVAQRLERSNRRTAEVNLSDIARHAKADETILVPGKVLSNGNLEEKVNVVALKFSAKAQEKIESAGGECISIDEIIESNPKGSNIRIME, from the coding sequence ATGGTTAAGAAAGTAGTAAAAACAAATCCTAACCTTATTGAACTTATTAATAAACTTTATGAACAATCAAGAAATGAAGATGCAGCTATTTGGAAAGATGTTGCACAAAGACTTGAAAGGTCAAATAGAAGAACTGCTGAAGTAAATTTGTCTGACATTGCAAGACACGCTAAAGCAGATGAAACTATTTTAGTACCAGGTAAAGTTTTATCAAACGGTAATTTAGAAGAAAAAGTAAATGTTGTAGCATTAAAATTCTCAGCTAAAGCACAGGAAAAAATCGAAAGTGCTGGTGGAGAATGCATCTCAATTGATGAGATAATCGAATCAAATCCTAAAGGATCAAACATTAGGATCATGG
- a CDS encoding DNA-directed RNA polymerase subunit D: MEIEVKSQSDNEMVFIIRDAEVPFINAIRRCAMVNVPKIAIEDVNIIRNDSAMFNEVLAHRLGLTPLVSDLDALEGMLLPEDEGWEEYTNGIMFTLNEVGPKVVYSKDLKSSDSKIKPVYDTIPLVKLKEDEVLNIEAVAKVGYGKEHAKWMPTTVCAYKQYPEITFNDDVEIDYDCAQACPRGILKSDRRSKKIKILDIEDCAMCKSCVRASDNGYINVGFRPNDFIFRIETDGAMHPKEVLLKACDVLGEKADKFIKFSDEGGSK, translated from the coding sequence ATGGAGATAGAAGTAAAAAGTCAAAGCGATAATGAAATGGTTTTCATTATCCGTGATGCAGAAGTGCCTTTTATTAATGCTATTAGAAGATGTGCAATGGTTAATGTGCCTAAAATAGCTATTGAAGATGTAAACATTATCAGAAATGATTCTGCAATGTTTAATGAGGTACTTGCTCATAGGCTTGGTTTAACTCCTTTAGTTTCTGATTTAGATGCTCTTGAAGGAATGCTTTTACCTGAAGATGAAGGTTGGGAAGAGTATACTAACGGAATTATGTTCACTTTAAATGAAGTAGGACCTAAAGTAGTTTATTCTAAAGATTTAAAATCTTCTGACTCAAAAATTAAACCAGTTTACGACACTATACCTTTAGTAAAACTTAAAGAAGATGAAGTACTTAACATTGAAGCAGTTGCTAAAGTTGGATATGGAAAAGAACACGCAAAATGGATGCCAACAACTGTTTGTGCATACAAACAATATCCTGAAATAACTTTCAATGATGATGTTGAAATCGATTATGATTGTGCTCAGGCATGTCCAAGAGGTATTTTAAAATCTGACAGACGATCCAAAAAAATTAAAATATTGGACATTGAAGACTGTGCCATGTGTAAAAGCTGTGTAAGAGCTTCCGACAACGGTTATATCAATGTTGGATTCCGTCCAAATGATTTTATTTTCAGAATTGAAACAGATGGTGCTATGCATCCTAAAGAAGTTTTATTAAAAGCTTGTGACGTATTAGGTGAAAAAGCAGATAAGTTTATCAAATTTAGTGATGAAGGAGGAAGTAAATAA